From Hymenobacter sedentarius, a single genomic window includes:
- a CDS encoding cation diffusion facilitator family transporter — protein MAHDHASHSHGHAGHVHAAPPPGGAFSAAFATGIALNLAFVIAETIGGLAAHSAALLADAGHNLSDVLSLALAWGAAWLGGRQSSTRYTYGYKGATIQAALLNAALLYAALGFILWETIDHLRHPAPVNGQTVMLLAGLGIAINGLTAWLFRHGQKSDVNVRGAYLHMLTDALVSVGVVLGGGLVMWTGWTWLDPIISFGILALIAVSSWGLLRDTVRLGLQAVPEGIDLAAVRSFLLEQPNVLSVHDLHIWSLSSGDHDTALTAHLVRPGGADAAWLACLAKGLENEFHIHHSTVQVEDGPTPGGCASGCATAEATAATASH, from the coding sequence ATGGCCCACGACCACGCTTCTCATTCGCACGGCCACGCCGGACACGTTCACGCCGCGCCGCCCCCCGGCGGGGCCTTCAGCGCGGCCTTTGCCACCGGCATTGCCCTCAACCTCGCCTTTGTTATCGCCGAAACCATTGGCGGGCTCGCGGCCCATTCGGCCGCGCTGCTCGCCGATGCCGGCCACAACCTGAGCGACGTGCTGAGTCTGGCGCTGGCCTGGGGCGCGGCCTGGCTGGGCGGGCGCCAGTCGTCGACCCGCTACACGTACGGCTACAAGGGCGCCACCATTCAGGCGGCGCTGCTGAACGCGGCGCTGCTGTACGCGGCGCTGGGCTTTATTCTGTGGGAAACCATTGACCACCTGCGCCACCCTGCCCCCGTGAACGGCCAGACGGTGATGCTGCTGGCGGGCCTGGGCATCGCCATCAACGGCCTCACGGCCTGGCTGTTTCGGCACGGGCAGAAGAGTGACGTAAACGTGCGCGGCGCCTACCTGCACATGCTCACCGATGCCCTGGTGAGCGTGGGCGTGGTGCTGGGCGGCGGCCTCGTGATGTGGACCGGCTGGACCTGGCTGGACCCCATCATCAGCTTCGGCATCCTGGCCCTGATTGCGGTGAGCTCCTGGGGCCTGCTGCGCGATACCGTGCGCCTGGGCCTGCAGGCCGTGCCCGAAGGCATTGACCTGGCAGCCGTGCGCAGCTTCTTGCTCGAGCAGCCCAACGTGCTGAGCGTGCACGACCTGCACATCTGGAGCCTGAGCAGCGGCGACCACGACACCGCCCTCACCGCCCACCTCGTGCGCCCCGGCGGCGCCGATGCCGCCTGGCTGGCCTGCTTGGCCAAGGGGCTGGAAAACGAGTTCCATATCCACCACAGCACGGTACAGGTGGAGGACGGCCCCACGCCCGGCGGCTGCGCCAGCGGCTGCGCTACGGCCGAAGCCACGGCGGCCACGGCCAGCCACTGA
- a CDS encoding MFS transporter, producing the protein MQATQSTKTTVFTAAVIVAALGYFVDIYDLILFSIVRVKSLNELGIIDKTEVTNQGLFLINMQMGGMLLGGILWGILGDKRGRLSVLFGSILLYSLANIANGFVTSIDQYAWLRLIAGVGLAGELGAGITLVSESLPKEKRGYGTMIVATVGVSGAMLGYWVGEQLGWRNAYFVGGGLGLALLVLRVSVFESGMFQQVQAQTEVVRGNFLSLFTHPERLGKYLRVLLIGVPLWFVIGILITLAPEFGRVLGLTGEVTAGLAVFWCYFGLVFGDFISGALSQLWHSRNKALKVFLGFCFAMVWVYLFGIKGATPTMFYAVCFVLGVSVGFWALFVTVAAEQFGTNLRATVATTAPNFARGSVVLLVPAFKYLSGALGFIPGAAVLGGASLLVAFWAVSTLPESYGKDLDYVEE; encoded by the coding sequence ATGCAAGCCACTCAATCCACCAAAACCACCGTCTTCACGGCCGCTGTCATTGTGGCGGCGCTGGGCTATTTTGTTGATATCTACGACCTAATATTGTTCAGCATCGTGCGGGTCAAAAGCCTTAACGAGCTGGGCATCATCGACAAAACCGAGGTCACCAACCAAGGCCTGTTCCTCATCAACATGCAGATGGGCGGCATGCTGCTCGGGGGCATTTTGTGGGGAATCCTGGGCGATAAGCGCGGGCGGCTGTCGGTGCTGTTTGGCTCCATTCTGCTTTATTCCCTGGCCAACATCGCCAACGGCTTCGTCACGAGCATCGACCAATACGCCTGGCTGCGGCTTATTGCGGGCGTGGGGCTGGCTGGCGAGCTGGGCGCGGGCATCACGCTGGTAAGCGAGAGCCTGCCTAAGGAAAAGCGCGGCTACGGCACCATGATAGTGGCCACCGTGGGCGTGAGCGGCGCCATGCTGGGCTACTGGGTGGGCGAGCAGCTGGGCTGGCGCAACGCCTACTTCGTGGGCGGCGGGCTGGGCCTAGCGCTGCTGGTGCTGCGCGTGAGCGTGTTCGAGTCGGGCATGTTTCAGCAGGTGCAGGCCCAGACCGAGGTGGTGCGCGGCAACTTCCTGAGCTTGTTTACCCACCCCGAGCGCCTGGGCAAGTACCTGCGGGTGCTCCTGATTGGGGTGCCGCTGTGGTTTGTTATCGGCATTCTCATCACGCTGGCACCGGAGTTTGGGCGGGTGCTGGGCCTCACCGGCGAGGTCACGGCGGGGCTGGCGGTGTTCTGGTGCTACTTCGGGTTGGTGTTCGGCGACTTTATCAGCGGGGCGCTCAGCCAATTGTGGCACAGCCGCAACAAGGCGCTGAAGGTGTTTCTGGGTTTTTGCTTCGCCATGGTGTGGGTATATCTATTTGGGATAAAGGGGGCTACGCCCACCATGTTTTACGCCGTGTGCTTTGTGCTGGGCGTATCGGTGGGCTTCTGGGCGCTGTTTGTGACGGTGGCCGCCGAGCAGTTCGGCACCAACCTGCGGGCCACGGTGGCCACCACGGCGCCCAACTTTGCCCGCGGCTCGGTAGTGTTGCTGGTGCCGGCCTTTAAGTACTTGAGCGGGGCGCTGGGCTTCATTCCGGGCGCGGCGGTGCTGGGCGGCGCGTCGCTGCTGGTGGCCTTCTGGGCCGTGAGCACCCTGCCCGAGAGCTACGGCAAAGACCTGGACTACGTAGAGGAGTAG
- a CDS encoding TonB-dependent receptor, which produces MLPSFTRFLLFVALAVSPMLLAAQQMAPAAPAAARGRTAAPPFTGRVVDAATGEGLPGANVIFEDLKQGTATGPDGSFSFNNLPRGRFTVQIRSLGYNTLTQTVDTGSGQPLEVKLVVAATEIGQVVVTGVSQATELRRSPVPTSVVDRTRLNQTAAGNIVDAIAHTPGVSQITTGAAISKPVVRGLGYNRVITLNNGAKQEGQQWGDEHGVEIDEFSIERAEIIKGPGSLLYGSDAMAGVINFVAPDPVGEGRITGVATANYQANNHQQGYSFQNAGNLNGFNWLVRGTHKLAGDYRNRYDGRVYNSGFNENDANGYVGVNKVWGYSHLTFSSFNQNLGLTTGARDAYGRFTKDVPAGHDRAGADSTTAVPVTDADLRGYGLAVPRQQVNHLRVGLDNNIIMGDKGGRLTLQVSYQQNLRREFGNVFDPNETSLYFQLRTLDYTLRYFLPELNGWHLTVGTSGLHQQNRNLGLEFLIPAYRTNEGGVFAVAKKTIGALDISGGLRYDVRRITADALYLDANERPTPGSTTGAETKFPGFVSTFGNYSGSLGAAYSVNERLTAKGNLSRGFRAPNIAELGSNGKHEGTIRYEVGNDRLQAETSLQVDAGLSYVTDHVRFSVDAFENSISNYIFTRRLLTASGADSLNNGDGVFRYEQGRARLYGGEVSLDFHPHPLDWLHFENAFSMVRAEQLNRPESERYLPFIPADRLQSELRANFRRQGKRLTNPYARVQLEHTFAQNRFFSAFDTETATPGYTLVNAGLGTDLANAQGKTLFSLFITANNLFDVGYQSHLSRLKYADYNSANGRRGVFNQGRNVSVRLVVPLAFK; this is translated from the coding sequence ATGCTTCCTTCTTTCACTCGCTTTCTCTTATTTGTGGCATTGGCGGTATCTCCGATGCTGCTGGCGGCCCAGCAAATGGCACCGGCCGCGCCAGCCGCGGCGCGCGGGCGCACTGCGGCTCCGCCGTTTACGGGCCGCGTCGTCGACGCTGCCACCGGCGAGGGTCTGCCCGGCGCCAACGTCATTTTCGAAGACCTCAAGCAGGGCACGGCCACCGGGCCCGACGGCAGCTTCAGCTTTAACAACCTACCCCGGGGCCGCTTCACGGTCCAGATTCGCTCGCTGGGCTACAATACATTGACCCAGACCGTGGACACCGGCAGCGGCCAGCCCTTGGAAGTGAAGCTGGTGGTGGCCGCCACCGAAATCGGGCAGGTGGTGGTGACGGGTGTGTCGCAGGCCACGGAACTGCGCCGCTCGCCGGTGCCCACGTCCGTGGTGGACCGCACCCGGCTCAACCAGACGGCGGCCGGCAACATCGTCGACGCCATTGCCCACACGCCCGGCGTGAGCCAGATTACCACCGGCGCGGCCATCAGCAAGCCCGTGGTGCGCGGGTTGGGCTACAACCGCGTCATCACCCTAAACAACGGCGCCAAGCAGGAAGGCCAGCAGTGGGGCGATGAGCACGGCGTGGAGATTGACGAGTTCAGCATCGAGCGGGCCGAGATTATCAAAGGGCCGGGCTCGCTGCTCTACGGCTCCGATGCCATGGCCGGCGTCATCAACTTCGTGGCGCCCGACCCGGTGGGGGAAGGCCGCATCACGGGCGTGGCCACGGCCAACTACCAAGCCAACAACCACCAGCAGGGCTACTCCTTCCAGAACGCCGGCAACCTGAACGGCTTCAACTGGCTGGTGCGTGGCACCCACAAGCTGGCCGGCGACTACCGCAACCGCTACGATGGCCGGGTGTACAACTCCGGCTTCAACGAAAACGACGCCAACGGCTACGTGGGCGTCAACAAAGTCTGGGGTTATTCGCACCTCACTTTCAGCTCCTTCAACCAGAACCTTGGGCTCACCACAGGTGCGCGCGACGCGTACGGCCGCTTTACAAAGGACGTGCCCGCCGGCCACGACCGGGCCGGCGCCGACAGCACCACCGCCGTGCCCGTGACTGACGCCGACCTGCGCGGCTACGGCCTGGCCGTACCCCGGCAGCAGGTCAACCACCTGCGCGTTGGTCTCGACAACAACATCATCATGGGCGACAAAGGCGGCCGGCTCACACTGCAAGTGAGCTACCAGCAGAACCTGCGGCGCGAATTCGGCAACGTGTTCGACCCAAACGAGACGTCGCTTTACTTCCAGCTGCGCACCCTGGACTACACCCTGCGCTACTTCCTGCCCGAGCTAAACGGCTGGCACCTGACCGTGGGCACCAGCGGCCTGCACCAGCAAAACCGCAACCTGGGCCTGGAATTCCTCATTCCAGCCTACCGCACCAACGAAGGTGGGGTCTTTGCCGTGGCCAAAAAGACCATCGGCGCGCTCGACATCAGCGGGGGCCTGCGCTACGACGTGCGCCGCATCACGGCCGATGCGCTGTACCTGGATGCCAACGAGCGGCCCACGCCCGGCAGCACCACCGGCGCCGAAACCAAGTTTCCGGGCTTTGTGAGCACCTTCGGCAACTACAGCGGCAGCCTGGGCGCGGCCTACAGTGTAAACGAGCGGCTGACGGCCAAGGGCAACCTGTCGCGTGGCTTCCGGGCGCCCAACATTGCCGAGCTGGGCTCGAATGGCAAGCACGAGGGCACCATCCGCTACGAAGTGGGCAACGACCGGCTGCAAGCCGAAACCAGCCTGCAGGTCGACGCCGGCCTGAGCTACGTGACCGACCACGTGCGCTTCAGCGTCGATGCGTTTGAGAACAGCATCAGCAACTACATTTTTACGCGCCGGCTGCTCACCGCCTCCGGGGCCGACTCGCTCAACAACGGCGACGGCGTGTTCCGCTACGAGCAGGGCCGGGCCCGCCTCTACGGCGGCGAGGTCAGCCTCGACTTCCACCCCCACCCGCTGGACTGGCTGCACTTTGAGAACGCCTTTTCCATGGTGCGGGCCGAGCAGCTCAACCGACCCGAGAGCGAGCGGTACCTCCCCTTTATCCCCGCCGACCGGCTGCAGTCGGAGCTGCGGGCCAACTTCCGGCGCCAAGGCAAGCGCCTCACCAACCCCTACGCCCGGGTGCAGCTCGAGCACACCTTTGCCCAAAACCGCTTCTTCTCGGCCTTCGACACCGAAACGGCCACGCCCGGCTACACCCTCGTCAACGCCGGCCTGGGCACCGACCTGGCCAATGCGCAGGGCAAAACGCTGTTTTCGCTGTTCATCACGGCCAACAACCTCTTCGACGTGGGCTACCAGAGCCACCTGAGCCGGCTCAAGTACGCCGACTACAACTCCGCCAACGGCCGGCGCGGCGTGTTCAACCAGGGCCGCAACGTGAGCGTGCGGCTGGTGGTGCCGCTGGCGTTTAAGTAG
- a CDS encoding TonB-dependent receptor has product MARLFLTLIFLWSVTHASAQAVPPLTGRVLDQSSQQGIPGAAVVLPDLQQATATAPDGTFQLSNLPKGRFLLEIRSLGYRTVTQEVNTAEGTTLEIGLSTAATELGQVVVTGVSGSTEARRSPLPTTVVERAGLRSLAATNAVDALARTPGVSQLTAGPAISKVVIRGLTGSRVIQLNDGARQEGQKWDDLQGVETDEYSVGRAEIVKGPGSLLYGSDGLGGVVNFLTPEPVGVGHTVGSVMSNYQSNNNLLGLGLTYGGHRASGLNWMARATGKAAGNYENRYDGRVQNSGYREVNVNGYVGLNRRWGYAHLTLTSFNQQLGIVEGVRDPATGQFLKRVSGDGATLVRAPATAADLSGYDNLLAPSQLVEHHRIGLDNSFVLRNGGRLAVNVGWQLNQRREFADSEAGNPGEFELSEAALYFLLRTLDYTVRYYLPERNGWNTTLGLSGMQQHNSIAGEEFLIPEYRLLDGGLYAVTRKTLGKLDLSGGLRLDGRHLSGDALYLDRQAKPRPAHAGPGTDQKFVGFSSSYRNVAGSLGAAFRLSDALVLKANLARGFRAPNIAELASNGQHEGTTRYELGDNTLKAETSLQVDAGLSYAGPVLSVGVDAFLNHIDHYIFARRLLNRAGTADSTNAAQDRIFKYAQGNAALYGGEATLYLHLLPWLHFENSFSMVRAEQLNVPAENQKYLPFIPADRLQSELRANFRRQGKRITNPYARVQLEHTFAQNRFFSAFDTETATPGYTLVNAGLGTDLANAQGKTLFSLFITANNLFDVGYQSHLSRLKYADYNYASGRRGVFNQGRNVSLRLVVPLAFK; this is encoded by the coding sequence ATGGCCCGACTTTTTCTCACGCTGATTTTTTTATGGAGCGTCACCCACGCGTCTGCCCAGGCCGTGCCGCCGCTCACGGGCCGGGTGCTCGACCAAAGTTCCCAACAGGGCATCCCCGGCGCGGCGGTAGTGCTGCCCGATTTGCAGCAGGCCACGGCCACAGCGCCTGACGGCACGTTTCAGCTCAGCAACCTGCCCAAGGGCCGGTTCTTGCTCGAAATCCGCAGCCTGGGCTACCGCACGGTTACTCAAGAAGTGAACACGGCCGAGGGTACGACCCTGGAAATTGGGCTGAGCACCGCCGCCACCGAGCTGGGCCAGGTGGTGGTCACGGGTGTGTCGGGCTCGACGGAAGCGCGACGCTCGCCGCTGCCCACCACGGTGGTAGAGCGCGCCGGCCTCCGCTCCCTGGCCGCCACCAATGCCGTGGACGCCCTGGCCCGCACGCCGGGCGTGAGCCAGCTCACGGCCGGCCCGGCCATCAGCAAGGTCGTGATTCGGGGGCTCACGGGCAGCCGCGTGATTCAGCTCAACGACGGCGCCCGGCAGGAAGGCCAGAAGTGGGACGACCTGCAGGGCGTGGAAACCGACGAATACTCGGTGGGCCGGGCCGAAATTGTGAAAGGCCCCGGCAGCCTGCTCTACGGCTCCGATGGCTTGGGCGGCGTCGTCAACTTTCTCACGCCCGAGCCCGTGGGCGTGGGCCATACCGTGGGCTCGGTGATGAGCAACTACCAGTCGAACAACAACCTGCTGGGCCTGGGCCTCACCTACGGCGGCCACCGCGCCAGCGGCCTCAACTGGATGGCCCGCGCCACCGGCAAGGCCGCCGGCAACTACGAAAACCGCTACGACGGCCGCGTGCAGAACTCCGGCTACCGCGAGGTGAACGTGAACGGCTACGTGGGCCTGAACCGCCGCTGGGGCTATGCCCACCTCACCCTCACCTCGTTCAACCAGCAGCTGGGCATTGTGGAGGGCGTGCGCGACCCCGCCACGGGCCAGTTCCTCAAGCGCGTGTCGGGCGATGGTGCCACGCTAGTGCGTGCGCCCGCTACCGCCGCCGACCTGAGCGGCTACGACAACCTCCTGGCCCCCAGCCAGCTGGTTGAGCACCATCGCATTGGCCTGGACAACAGCTTTGTGCTGCGCAACGGCGGCCGGCTGGCCGTGAACGTGGGCTGGCAGCTCAACCAGCGCCGCGAGTTTGCGGACAGCGAGGCCGGCAATCCCGGCGAGTTTGAACTGAGCGAGGCCGCCTTGTACTTCCTGCTGCGCACCCTCGACTATACCGTGCGCTACTACCTGCCCGAGCGCAACGGCTGGAATACCACCCTCGGCCTGAGCGGCATGCAGCAGCACAATAGCATCGCCGGCGAGGAATTTCTGATTCCGGAATACCGCCTCCTCGATGGCGGCCTCTACGCCGTGACCCGCAAAACGCTGGGCAAGCTCGACCTCAGCGGCGGCTTGCGCCTCGACGGCCGCCACCTCAGCGGCGATGCCCTCTACCTCGACCGCCAGGCCAAGCCCCGCCCGGCGCATGCCGGGCCCGGCACCGACCAGAAATTTGTGGGCTTCAGCAGCAGCTACCGCAACGTAGCCGGCAGCCTGGGCGCGGCCTTTCGCCTGAGCGACGCCTTGGTGCTCAAGGCTAACCTGGCCCGCGGCTTCCGGGCGCCCAACATTGCCGAGCTGGCCTCCAACGGCCAGCACGAGGGCACCACGCGCTACGAACTGGGCGACAACACCCTGAAGGCTGAAACCAGCCTGCAAGTAGACGCCGGCCTGAGCTACGCCGGCCCGGTGCTGAGTGTGGGCGTCGATGCCTTCCTCAACCACATCGACCACTACATTTTCGCCCGCCGCCTGCTCAACCGCGCCGGCACCGCCGACTCGACCAACGCCGCCCAGGACCGGATTTTCAAGTATGCCCAGGGCAACGCGGCCCTCTACGGCGGCGAGGCCACCCTCTACTTGCACCTACTGCCCTGGCTGCACTTCGAAAACTCGTTCTCCATGGTGCGCGCCGAGCAGCTAAATGTCCCGGCAGAAAACCAGAAATACCTCCCCTTCATCCCGGCCGACCGGCTGCAGTCGGAGCTGCGGGCCAACTTCCGGCGCCAGGGCAAGCGCATTACCAACCCCTACGCCCGGGTGCAGCTCGAGCACACCTTTGCCCAAAACCGCTTCTTCTCGGCCTTCGACACCGAAACGGCCACGCCCGGCTACACCCTCGTCAACGCCGGCCTGGGCACCGACCTGGCCAACGCGCAGGGCAAAACCTTGTTCTCGCTGTTCATCACCGCCAACAACCTCTTCGACGTGGGCTACCAAAGCCACCTGAGCCGGCTCAAGTACGCCGACTACAACTACGCCAGCGGCCGGCGCGGCGTGTTCAACCAGGGCCGCAACGTGAGCCTGCGGCTGGTGGTGCCGTTGGCATTTAAGTAA